From a single Pseudomonas cremoricolorata genomic region:
- a CDS encoding RHS repeat-associated core domain-containing protein: protein MKPSPVVQDEHASLLDTLVRHATLPLEVATVASLNRLSTLLPASTRTLGLTYAQRLRQLATEVAPNLRRLANADTPHSIGHLLSMLAQAAKHKRTHLSINIPPAGTKQVRHVTRQQQLGAIGRQRPARQDPGAAKNGACSGTCNSISFARGSEQLVHTDFILPGPFPVTWSRNYRSSQAALDDGPLGARWISPFIVFFEVIENTVRHQAADGRSHDYPLPRVGKFHHDPVEDIVLMRTGERTLSLARGYRVEECYEQGGDRFRLCAIRQRGGACIALHYEHSHQGVQVLSDLLTYQDERLHQHIRTRLDASGRIESLWSMHDGEPTRQLAAYQYSAEGDLASARDEHGRQWTYAYQHHLLTRHTDRTGRGMNLQWQGTTPDARAIAEWADDGSHAVRLAWDATIRMTCVTDALGHQTRHYYNRDGYTYRIVHPDGLEEWFFRDAAMNVVQHVHRDGGIDHYTYDPRGNLLQHTRADNSSVHHAYDELNQRFKTRDAEGGLWKYDHDPRGNLIQTQDPLEHKTEYVYDRDNRLTAIIEANGTEKKLAYDRDGRLSHYIDCSGKTTQWHYNALGQLRKLTNAAGEVTLYQYEAGHLSQVIYPDSTREQFEYDAEGRLLSFTDALYRKTAWTYDEAGLIRQRINANDTRLTYHWDALGQLVRLYNENDSQATFSYDPLGRLLAKTGFDRQTTHYRYARGSDLPTHRADGERITHFEYDAMGRLVRRQAERADGTDPDSETFAYDGNGRLLLARNSACKLQWVYDLAGNNTREHQHLSYLTQPQVAVFTHEYDALNQRIATTHPDGHRVSWLTYGSGHLLGLKFDERELLSYRRDDLHREITREQGNGLIQRQQWTPNGQLREQMLGPRDTHHLTALRRYRYDDSGQLTALEDLSRGDIRYRYDPIGRLLEASHFRSQETFAFDPASNLLDPDAPPGPNPYAPVKLSDNLLRSYCGNQYRYDARGNLLERIEAGQHGHFRWDLHNRLRRYEDDRLIVEFSYDALGRRLYKKSRCKYREDPQAPARWNEYIRRKRAETPDSGLTGYLWDGDTLAIECRVDEQQHGFTVHYVFEPGTFVPVAQAVINTPLTLIPQPFYGEYYSTARDPVWQHKPTPGNVDTFAWYQCDQLGTPMELTDTDGQIAWSGNYKAWGQATEERSDTAKRKNIHNALRFQGQYFDVETGLHYNRYRYYDPQVGRFIGKDPIGFAGGVNVYQYAPSPGNWVDPLGLAANRGRFQAQGAKLEESVSWNQDEPITVSDGKRLMGELKAKLTDRDLTLRRTAFEKAERFIDDACRCGGVSAQTSRSFKVKDTKGERVDVEIINGVAFKE from the coding sequence TTGAAGCCCAGCCCGGTGGTCCAGGACGAGCACGCTTCCCTGCTCGACACCCTGGTCAGACACGCGACGCTGCCGCTGGAAGTGGCCACCGTGGCCAGCCTCAATCGCTTGTCCACACTGCTTCCCGCTTCTACCCGAACCCTGGGCCTGACCTATGCCCAGCGCCTGCGCCAACTGGCGACCGAGGTGGCACCGAACCTGCGCAGGCTGGCCAACGCCGACACCCCGCACAGCATTGGCCACTTGTTGTCCATGCTGGCGCAGGCGGCCAAGCACAAGCGCACCCACCTCTCGATCAACATTCCGCCGGCCGGCACCAAGCAGGTCAGGCATGTCACCCGCCAGCAGCAACTGGGCGCCATCGGCCGGCAGCGCCCGGCGCGGCAGGACCCAGGCGCTGCGAAGAACGGCGCCTGTTCGGGCACCTGCAACTCGATCAGCTTCGCCCGCGGCTCTGAGCAACTGGTGCATACCGACTTCATCTTGCCAGGGCCGTTTCCCGTGACCTGGAGCCGCAATTACCGCTCCAGCCAGGCGGCCCTGGACGACGGCCCGCTGGGCGCGCGCTGGATCAGCCCCTTCATCGTGTTCTTCGAAGTGATCGAAAACACCGTGCGCCACCAGGCCGCCGATGGCCGCAGCCATGACTACCCGCTGCCCAGGGTGGGCAAGTTCCACCATGACCCGGTCGAGGACATCGTCCTGATGCGCACCGGCGAGCGCACGCTGTCACTGGCCCGGGGCTACCGGGTCGAAGAATGTTACGAGCAGGGCGGTGATCGCTTCCGCCTCTGTGCCATCCGCCAGCGCGGCGGCGCGTGTATCGCGCTGCATTACGAGCACAGCCACCAGGGCGTGCAGGTGCTCTCGGACCTGCTCACCTACCAGGACGAGCGCCTGCACCAGCATATCCGCACGCGCCTCGATGCCAGCGGCCGCATCGAAAGCCTGTGGTCGATGCACGACGGCGAGCCGACCCGGCAGTTGGCGGCCTACCAGTACAGCGCCGAAGGCGACCTGGCATCGGCCCGCGACGAACACGGCCGGCAATGGACCTACGCCTACCAGCACCACCTGCTCACCCGCCACACCGACCGCACCGGCCGCGGCATGAACCTGCAGTGGCAGGGCACCACGCCCGACGCCCGGGCCATTGCCGAGTGGGCCGACGATGGCAGCCACGCGGTGCGTCTGGCCTGGGACGCCACTATCCGCATGACCTGCGTCACCGACGCGCTGGGCCACCAAACCCGCCACTACTACAACCGCGACGGCTACACCTACCGCATCGTCCATCCCGACGGCCTGGAGGAATGGTTCTTCCGCGACGCGGCGATGAATGTGGTGCAGCACGTGCACCGCGATGGCGGTATCGACCACTACACCTACGACCCGCGCGGCAACCTGCTGCAGCACACCCGCGCCGACAACTCCTCGGTGCACCACGCCTATGACGAGCTCAATCAACGCTTCAAGACCCGCGATGCCGAGGGCGGGCTGTGGAAGTACGACCATGACCCGCGCGGCAACCTCATCCAGACCCAGGACCCGCTGGAGCACAAGACCGAGTACGTTTACGACCGTGACAACCGGCTCACCGCGATCATCGAGGCCAATGGCACCGAGAAGAAGCTCGCCTACGACCGCGACGGGCGCCTGAGCCACTACATCGACTGCTCCGGCAAGACCACTCAGTGGCACTACAACGCCCTCGGCCAACTGCGCAAACTGACCAACGCGGCCGGCGAGGTCACCCTGTATCAGTACGAAGCCGGCCACCTGAGCCAGGTGATCTACCCCGACAGCACCCGTGAACAGTTCGAGTACGACGCCGAAGGCCGCCTGCTCAGCTTCACCGATGCCCTGTATCGCAAAACCGCGTGGACCTACGACGAAGCCGGCCTGATCCGCCAGCGCATCAACGCCAACGACACCCGGCTCACCTACCACTGGGACGCGCTCGGCCAGTTGGTGCGGCTGTACAACGAGAACGATAGCCAGGCGACCTTCAGCTACGACCCGCTGGGCCGGCTGCTCGCCAAAACCGGCTTCGACCGGCAGACCACCCACTACCGCTACGCGCGTGGCAGCGACCTGCCCACGCACCGCGCCGATGGCGAGCGCATCACCCACTTCGAGTACGACGCCATGGGCCGGCTGGTACGGCGTCAGGCCGAGCGAGCCGACGGAACAGACCCAGACAGCGAAACTTTCGCCTACGACGGCAACGGCCGCCTGCTGCTCGCCCGCAACAGCGCCTGCAAGCTGCAGTGGGTCTACGACCTGGCCGGCAACAACACCCGCGAACACCAGCACTTGAGCTACCTGACGCAGCCCCAGGTCGCCGTCTTCACCCACGAATACGACGCCCTCAACCAGCGCATCGCCACCACCCACCCGGACGGCCACCGCGTCAGCTGGCTGACCTACGGCAGCGGACACCTGCTGGGCCTGAAATTCGACGAGCGCGAACTGCTCAGCTACCGGCGTGACGACCTGCACCGGGAAATCACCCGCGAACAAGGCAATGGCCTGATCCAGCGGCAACAGTGGACACCCAACGGCCAGTTGCGCGAACAGATGCTGGGGCCGCGCGACACCCACCACCTCACCGCGCTGCGCCGCTACCGCTACGACGACAGCGGGCAGCTCACGGCCCTCGAGGACCTGAGCCGCGGCGATATCCGCTACCGTTACGACCCCATAGGCCGACTGCTCGAAGCGAGCCACTTTCGCAGCCAAGAAACCTTCGCCTTCGACCCGGCAAGCAACCTGCTCGACCCCGACGCCCCACCCGGGCCCAACCCCTACGCCCCAGTCAAGCTGAGCGACAACCTGCTGCGCAGCTACTGCGGCAACCAGTACCGCTACGACGCACGCGGCAACCTGCTCGAGCGCATCGAAGCAGGCCAACACGGCCACTTCCGCTGGGACCTCCACAACCGCCTGCGCCGTTATGAAGATGACCGGCTGATCGTCGAATTCAGTTACGACGCCCTCGGCCGTCGCCTGTACAAGAAATCGAGGTGCAAATACCGCGAAGACCCCCAGGCCCCAGCGCGCTGGAACGAATACATACGGCGCAAGCGCGCCGAAACCCCCGACAGCGGCCTGACCGGCTACCTGTGGGACGGCGACACCCTCGCCATCGAGTGCCGCGTAGACGAACAGCAGCATGGCTTCACCGTGCACTACGTGTTCGAACCCGGCACCTTCGTGCCCGTCGCCCAGGCAGTGATCAACACCCCGCTCACACTGATCCCCCAGCCCTTCTACGGCGAGTACTACAGCACCGCCCGCGACCCGGTCTGGCAACACAAACCGACCCCCGGGAACGTCGATACCTTCGCCTGGTACCAGTGCGACCAGCTGGGCACCCCGATGGAGCTGACCGACACCGACGGCCAGATCGCCTGGAGCGGGAACTACAAAGCCTGGGGCCAGGCCACCGAAGAGCGCAGCGACACCGCCAAGCGGAAAAACATCCACAATGCGTTACGCTTTCAGGGGCAGTACTTCGATGTCGAGACGGGGTTGCATTACAACCGGTATCGATATTACGACCCGCAGGTTGGGCGGTTCATTGGCAAGGACCCGATTGGGTTTGCGGGTGGGGTCAATGTTTATCAGTATGCGCCGAGTCCGGGGAATTGGGTTGATCCGTTAGGGTTAGCAGCAAATAGAGGAAGATTCCAAGCACAAGGGGCAAAGCTGGAGGAATCTGTTTCTTGGAATCAAGACGAACCCATCACCGTCTCAGATGGAAAGAGGCTAATGGGAGAGCTAAAGGCAAAACTTACTGATCGAGACCTGACTCTAAGGCGCACAGCTTTCGAAAAGGCCGAGCGATTTATAGACGATGCCTGCAGATGCGGGGGAGTCAGCGCTCAGACATCTCGCTCATTTAAGGTGAAAGATACAAAGGGCGAGCGCGTCGATGTAGAAATTATAAATGGCGTAGCATTCAAGGAATAG
- a CDS encoding RHS repeat-associated core domain-containing protein, which yields MYYPQTGRCISKYPIGFAGGVNVYRYAPSPVNWIDPLGLAAHRGRFQAQGKTLEESVSWDQDSPLSASDAQAKMEELKRKLSKKDLKLRQGAFSRAERWVERACNRGGIYAQRSQTFMVDGTRHERVDIEIRAGKAFVED from the coding sequence ATCTATTATCCACAGACAGGGCGGTGCATAAGCAAGTACCCGATTGGGTTTGCGGGTGGGGTTAATGTTTATCGGTATGCGCCGAGTCCAGTAAACTGGATTGATCCGCTTGGTTTGGCCGCACACAGAGGGCGGTTCCAAGCCCAAGGAAAAACGCTTGAGGAATCGGTCAGTTGGGATCAGGACTCTCCTTTAAGCGCATCTGATGCACAAGCTAAGATGGAAGAGCTTAAAAGAAAATTGTCGAAAAAAGATCTAAAGCTTAGACAAGGCGCATTCAGCCGTGCAGAACGATGGGTTGAGCGAGCCTGCAATCGCGGCGGAATATATGCTCAGAGAAGCCAGACTTTTATGGTGGATGGCACTAGACACGAGCGTGTGGATATAGAGATTAGAGCCGGAAAGGCATTTGTGGAGGACTAG
- a CDS encoding PAAR domain-containing protein — protein MNKIIRLGDTTSHGGVVLSAISHTDLNGKPIAGKGDKVLCPLCKGEFAIIEGSSTYHVNGTPVALEGMKTACGASLIAGACHAKVHL, from the coding sequence ATGAACAAGATCATCCGCCTCGGCGACACCACTTCCCACGGCGGGGTGGTACTCAGCGCCATTTCTCACACCGACCTCAACGGCAAGCCCATCGCCGGCAAGGGCGACAAGGTTCTATGCCCGCTCTGCAAGGGTGAGTTTGCGATTATCGAGGGCAGCAGCACCTATCACGTCAATGGCACGCCTGTCGCACTGGAAGGGATGAAGACGGCCTGTGGTGCGAGTCTGATTGCCGGTGCCTGTCATGCCAAAGTGCACCTTTGA
- a CDS encoding gluconate 2-dehydrogenase subunit 3 family protein — translation MTTPPVPGLSRRSLLKASATTVAAGAAAYTQAATVKGVPSWLPFDHNGPLHYQDQQPQFFSAEQLREVEAIVERLIPGDELSVSGKEAGCAVFIDRQLAGQYGTYERLYQHGPFVAGVEPKSDHVPRERYRLGLEQLEKHCQQTYQKHFSELPDAQRDEVLQALEGGKIEFAGVASQVFFEQVLQNTMEGFFADPVYGGNRDMVSWKMLGFPGARYDYRPYIARHNQKLELTPLSIIGSSAWSRKA, via the coding sequence ATGACCACACCCCCTGTCCCAGGACTGAGCCGGCGCAGCCTGCTCAAGGCCTCGGCCACCACCGTTGCCGCAGGCGCGGCAGCCTATACCCAGGCCGCCACGGTCAAGGGCGTGCCGAGCTGGCTGCCGTTCGACCATAACGGCCCTTTGCACTACCAGGACCAGCAGCCACAGTTCTTCAGCGCCGAGCAGTTGCGCGAAGTCGAAGCCATCGTCGAGCGCCTGATTCCCGGCGATGAGCTATCGGTGAGCGGCAAGGAGGCCGGTTGTGCGGTGTTCATCGACCGCCAGTTGGCCGGCCAGTACGGCACCTACGAGCGTCTGTATCAGCACGGGCCGTTCGTCGCTGGTGTCGAACCCAAGTCCGATCATGTGCCGCGCGAGCGTTATCGGCTGGGTCTGGAACAACTGGAAAAACACTGCCAACAGACCTACCAGAAGCATTTCAGCGAGCTGCCCGATGCGCAGCGCGACGAAGTGCTGCAAGCGCTGGAGGGTGGCAAGATCGAGTTTGCCGGCGTCGCGTCGCAGGTGTTTTTCGAGCAAGTGCTGCAAAACACCATGGAAGGCTTCTTTGCCGACCCGGTGTATGGCGGCAACCGTGACATGGTCAGTTGGAAGATGCTGGGTTTCCCCGGCGCACGCTACGACTACCGGCCCTATATTGCCCGGCACAACCAGAAGCTGGAGCTGACTCCGCTGTCGATCATCGGCAGCTCGGCCTGGAGTCGTAAAGCATGA
- a CDS encoding GMC family oxidoreductase encodes MTTQAKKLPATDVVVVGLGWAGSIVAKELADAGLRVIGFERGAWRDTASDFNIASAADELRYVQRQELMLRTRQNTCTMRNNVTQTALPMRTWGSFHPGNGTGGAGNHWAGITFRFQPDEFRLKSHLEERYGKQALDGLTLQDWGTTWEEMEPFYDAFERVAGISGKAGNIDGNLIEGGNPFEGPRKRDYPNPPTQQTYAPTLFAEAARNLGYKPFPVPSALAFQGYTNSYGVTMGPCTFCGFCTNYGCANYSKASAIVNVLPALIRMPNFTAMTHCEVLEVRKDSSGKRATGIVYVDANGQTWEQPAQIVVVAAFTFENVRLMLLSGIGEPYDPVSNTGTTGRNYAYQTANNVQLFFDEGKHFNPFIGGGAIGMGIDEFNNDNFDHSGLGFVGGGSTRVTPIGAAPIASRPVPPGTPRWGSQWKKTTAQYYSASMSIGCEASNYSSRTNYLSLDPTYKDPHGRPLLRITFDFTENDLRMAQYVTGKTAEIARALNPSLVVESPRKAPWNNTSYQSSHVVGGFVMGADPATSSVNKHLQVWDVPNLFVVGASAFPQNPGYNPTGTVGALAFKAAHAIRTLYLKNPGEMISV; translated from the coding sequence ATGACGACCCAAGCCAAGAAACTGCCAGCAACCGATGTCGTGGTGGTCGGCCTCGGCTGGGCCGGTTCCATCGTCGCCAAAGAACTCGCCGATGCCGGTCTGCGGGTGATCGGCTTCGAGCGCGGCGCCTGGCGCGACACCGCCAGCGACTTCAACATCGCCTCGGCAGCCGACGAGTTGCGCTATGTGCAGCGCCAGGAACTGATGCTGCGTACCCGGCAGAACACCTGCACGATGCGCAACAACGTCACGCAAACCGCCCTGCCCATGCGCACCTGGGGCTCGTTCCACCCCGGTAACGGTACTGGCGGCGCCGGCAACCACTGGGCCGGCATCACCTTCCGTTTCCAGCCCGACGAATTCCGCCTCAAGAGCCACCTGGAAGAGCGCTATGGAAAACAGGCGCTCGACGGCCTGACCTTGCAGGACTGGGGCACCACTTGGGAGGAAATGGAACCGTTCTACGACGCCTTCGAGCGCGTCGCCGGGATTTCCGGCAAGGCCGGCAACATCGATGGCAACCTTATTGAGGGCGGCAACCCATTCGAAGGTCCGCGCAAGCGTGACTACCCCAACCCACCCACGCAGCAGACCTACGCCCCGACCCTGTTCGCCGAGGCCGCGCGCAACCTGGGTTACAAACCGTTCCCAGTGCCTTCGGCATTGGCGTTCCAGGGTTACACCAACAGCTATGGCGTGACCATGGGGCCGTGCACCTTCTGCGGCTTCTGCACCAACTACGGCTGCGCCAACTACTCCAAGGCCAGCGCCATCGTCAACGTGCTGCCGGCGTTGATCCGCATGCCCAACTTCACCGCCATGACCCACTGTGAAGTGCTGGAAGTGCGCAAGGACAGCTCCGGCAAACGCGCCACCGGCATCGTCTATGTCGACGCCAACGGTCAGACCTGGGAACAACCCGCGCAGATCGTCGTGGTGGCTGCGTTCACCTTCGAGAACGTGCGCCTGATGTTGCTCTCAGGCATCGGTGAACCCTACGACCCGGTCAGCAACACCGGCACCACCGGGCGCAACTACGCCTACCAGACCGCCAACAACGTTCAGCTGTTCTTCGATGAAGGCAAGCACTTCAACCCGTTCATCGGCGGTGGCGCCATCGGCATGGGCATCGATGAGTTCAACAACGACAACTTCGACCATAGCGGCCTGGGCTTCGTCGGCGGAGGCAGCACCCGCGTCACGCCTATCGGCGCAGCGCCGATCGCCTCGCGTCCAGTGCCGCCCGGCACCCCGCGCTGGGGCTCGCAGTGGAAGAAGACGACCGCACAGTACTACTCGGCGAGCATGTCCATCGGCTGCGAGGCGAGCAACTACAGCTCGCGCACCAACTACCTGTCCCTCGACCCCACCTACAAAGACCCGCACGGGCGACCCCTGCTGCGCATTACCTTCGACTTCACCGAGAACGATCTGCGCATGGCCCAGTACGTCACCGGCAAGACTGCCGAGATCGCCCGCGCGCTGAACCCTTCACTGGTGGTCGAGAGCCCGCGCAAGGCGCCGTGGAACAATACGTCTTACCAGTCCTCCCACGTGGTCGGTGGTTTCGTCATGGGCGCAGACCCGGCCACCAGTTCGGTGAACAAGCACTTGCAGGTGTGGGATGTACCGAACCTGTTCGTGGTGGGCGCTTCGGCCTTCCCGCAGAACCCCGGCTACAACCCGACCGGCACCGTCGGCGCGCTGGCGTTCAAGGCTGCCCACGCGATTCGCACGCTCTACCTGAAGAACCCTGGGGAGATGATCAGCGTATGA
- a CDS encoding c-type cytochrome: MKALILSSVALLGSVSLGAHAMGGQDSYELVSKGRYIATLGDCTACHTVPGQPLFSGGVSIDTPFGKLVGANITPDTTTGIGRWSFEDFYNTMARGHAHNGKRLYPAMPYTAYTKVSREDNYALWAYLRTIEPVHHPVETNQLPFPLSVRLNMSVWNLLNFSEGEYQPKADKSAQWNRGAYLVQGLGHCGTCHTPKSLLGGDDDSAFLKGGALQGVTAPDITGTDHVGLGAWSEDDIVEYLKTGANRYDIASGPMAEAVEHSTQFWHDQDLRAVAVYLKDLGEQHERPEPLAAEQPVMGVGRAIYEDRCSGCHTPNGEGIAKLFPKLDNAPLVNADDPTSLIGVVLAGSRAVSTEAAPTGPAMPAFAWNLKDEQVAAVLTYIRNTWGNAASEVTASEVGKRREALMKE; this comes from the coding sequence ATGAAGGCTCTCATTCTCTCAAGCGTCGCGCTGCTCGGCAGCGTCAGCCTTGGTGCTCATGCCATGGGTGGCCAGGATTCCTACGAGCTGGTCAGCAAGGGTCGCTACATCGCTACCCTCGGCGACTGTACGGCGTGCCACACGGTACCGGGACAGCCGTTGTTCTCGGGTGGGGTGAGCATCGATACGCCATTCGGCAAGCTGGTCGGCGCCAACATCACCCCCGACACCACCACCGGCATCGGCCGCTGGAGCTTCGAGGACTTTTACAACACCATGGCCCGCGGCCATGCCCACAACGGCAAACGGCTGTACCCGGCCATGCCTTACACCGCCTACACCAAGGTCAGTCGCGAGGACAACTACGCGCTGTGGGCCTACCTGCGCACCATCGAACCGGTGCATCACCCGGTAGAGACCAACCAACTGCCCTTCCCGCTCAGCGTGCGCCTGAACATGAGCGTATGGAACCTGCTCAACTTCAGCGAAGGCGAGTACCAGCCCAAGGCCGACAAGAGCGCGCAGTGGAACCGCGGCGCTTACCTGGTGCAGGGCCTGGGTCACTGTGGCACCTGTCACACGCCAAAAAGCCTGCTCGGCGGTGACGACGACAGCGCCTTCCTCAAAGGTGGCGCGCTACAGGGCGTGACCGCGCCGGACATCACCGGCACCGACCATGTCGGCCTCGGCGCCTGGAGCGAGGACGACATCGTCGAGTACCTCAAGACCGGCGCCAACCGCTACGACATCGCCTCGGGCCCCATGGCCGAGGCCGTCGAGCACTCCACGCAGTTCTGGCACGACCAGGACCTGCGGGCAGTGGCTGTTTACCTGAAGGATCTGGGCGAACAGCACGAGCGCCCCGAACCTCTGGCTGCCGAGCAACCGGTCATGGGCGTAGGTCGTGCGATCTACGAAGACCGCTGCTCTGGATGTCACACCCCAAATGGCGAAGGCATCGCCAAGCTATTCCCGAAACTGGACAACGCGCCGCTGGTCAACGCCGACGACCCCACTTCGCTGATCGGTGTGGTGCTGGCTGGCAGCCGAGCGGTGAGCACCGAGGCGGCACCGACCGGCCCGGCCATGCCGGCGTTCGCCTGGAACCTCAAGGATGAACAGGTCGCCGCGGTACTGACCTACATCCGCAACACCTGGGGCAACGCGGCGAGCGAAGTGACGGCGAGTGAAGTGGGCAAGCGGCGTGAGGCGTTGATGAAGGAATAG
- a CDS encoding nucleotidyltransferase family protein produces the protein MQSIIRNDPLRWRLLGVVNALQLPDCWIGAGFVRNAVWDHLHGRTSSPIVTDVDVIWFDADACSAETDRALERTLQAIEPGVKWSVKNQARMHLNNGDAAYLNVNDAMGHWPETATAVAVRRSEEDHCEVAAPFALDDLFELKIRPAGDFAAAKATIFQQRLNDKGWLITWPLLTVCAQDSSGCC, from the coding sequence GTGCAATCGATCATCCGCAACGACCCGCTGCGCTGGCGATTGCTCGGCGTGGTGAACGCTCTGCAGTTACCCGACTGCTGGATCGGCGCAGGTTTCGTGCGCAATGCGGTGTGGGATCACCTGCATGGCCGTACGTCATCGCCTATCGTTACCGATGTCGATGTCATCTGGTTCGATGCCGATGCGTGCAGTGCCGAGACCGATCGAGCGCTTGAGCGCACACTTCAGGCGATAGAGCCAGGCGTGAAATGGTCGGTGAAGAATCAGGCGCGGATGCACTTGAATAATGGCGATGCTGCGTATCTGAACGTCAACGATGCCATGGGACATTGGCCGGAGACCGCTACCGCAGTGGCGGTAAGACGAAGCGAGGAGGACCACTGCGAGGTGGCAGCGCCCTTTGCTTTGGATGATTTGTTTGAGTTGAAGATCAGGCCCGCGGGGGACTTCGCTGCAGCGAAGGCAACGATTTTTCAACAGCGGTTGAATGACAAAGGCTGGTTAATCACTTGGCCGTTGCTTACAGTCTGCGCACAAGACTCAAGCGGATGCTGCTGA
- a CDS encoding DMT family transporter: MNDHPLTDPHTALDDQAMQGVALITLAVFLLAMADASVKYFSLRMPLWQLFLGVSFISVPTLGAWLFRQVRARRIRIRSLRWAALRSVLLLVMWITYYAALPLIPLSVAAVAIYTAPLFIALFAAWWGNERLSPFGWLAVVLGFAGVVIVLEPGSLGFSLAALLPVVAAIFYAMAMVVTRRHCRGEHPVVLAFALNVVFLLASCGGAVASQVFTQAAANVPFLLATWQPLGVHEALFITAYALVLVMINISTARAYQLAPAALVGTFDYAYLIFACFWGYWLFDEVPTAHTWVGMLLILLAGLLVARRPSR, translated from the coding sequence ATGAATGATCACCCTCTGACAGACCCCCATACTGCTCTTGACGATCAGGCCATGCAGGGGGTCGCGCTGATCACCCTGGCGGTGTTCCTGCTGGCGATGGCCGATGCCTCGGTCAAGTATTTCAGCCTGCGCATGCCGCTTTGGCAGTTGTTTCTCGGCGTCTCGTTCATCTCGGTGCCGACGCTTGGCGCCTGGCTGTTCCGGCAGGTTCGGGCTCGGCGCATTCGCATTCGTTCCCTGCGCTGGGCTGCTTTGCGCAGTGTGCTGTTGCTGGTGATGTGGATCACCTACTACGCTGCGTTGCCGCTGATTCCGCTGTCGGTGGCAGCAGTGGCGATCTATACCGCGCCGCTGTTCATCGCACTGTTCGCCGCCTGGTGGGGCAACGAGCGCCTGTCGCCGTTCGGTTGGCTGGCGGTCGTGCTCGGCTTTGCCGGGGTGGTCATCGTGCTCGAACCAGGCTCCCTCGGCTTTTCGCTCGCCGCATTGCTACCAGTGGTGGCGGCGATCTTCTATGCCATGGCCATGGTCGTCACCCGGCGCCACTGTCGCGGTGAACATCCCGTGGTTCTGGCGTTTGCCTTGAATGTGGTATTCCTCCTTGCGTCCTGCGGCGGGGCAGTGGCTTCGCAGGTATTCACCCAAGCCGCCGCCAATGTGCCGTTTCTGCTGGCGACCTGGCAGCCGCTTGGCGTGCATGAGGCCCTCTTCATTACCGCCTACGCGTTGGTACTGGTCATGATCAACATCTCCACCGCCCGGGCCTACCAGCTGGCGCCCGCTGCATTGGTGGGCACGTTCGACTACGCCTACCTGATCTTCGCCTGCTTCTGGGGCTATTGGTTGTTCGATGAGGTGCCCACTGCCCATACCTGGGTCGGCATGCTGCTGATCCTGCTGGCCGGGTTGCTGGTGGCACGCAGGCCGTCGCGATGA
- the trbK gene encoding entry exclusion lipoprotein TrbK, with amino-acid sequence MFGKTLTAFCATLFSATLLTACGESIDKTAYEANDQNCTPDHIKSLPDSPDREGLMEKCMTRGSYQKSDAKTW; translated from the coding sequence ATGTTTGGCAAAACACTGACGGCTTTCTGCGCAACGCTGTTCTCGGCAACACTGTTGACCGCATGCGGTGAATCCATCGACAAAACCGCCTATGAAGCGAACGATCAGAACTGCACGCCCGATCATATCAAGTCACTGCCGGACAGCCCGGATCGGGAAGGGCTGATGGAGAAGTGCATGACCCGCGGTTCCTATCAGAAGTCCGATGCCAAGACTTGGTAG
- a CDS encoding alpha/beta fold hydrolase, whose product MTSPEKIVFLPGASGNTHFWEPVADHLNTPIARQHLGWPGFGQTPANPDITCLEDLAQGVIAQLEGPVALIAQSMGGVVAVHIALSRPELVTHLILSVTSGGLDLSGFGAADWRTELEAEQPDVPRWFLDDRTDLSERLHQLQLPVLLLWGGADPISPVAVGEQLAQLLPDARLHVFPQAGHDLGLRHAAAVAKLIDEHLGDCARTAHPAPRLTNP is encoded by the coding sequence ATGACGTCACCTGAAAAGATCGTTTTTCTTCCCGGTGCTTCTGGCAATACCCATTTCTGGGAACCGGTCGCTGACCATCTGAACACGCCCATCGCCCGGCAACACCTGGGCTGGCCCGGCTTCGGCCAGACTCCCGCCAACCCGGACATCACGTGCTTGGAAGACCTCGCTCAAGGGGTTATCGCGCAGCTCGAAGGCCCCGTCGCACTGATCGCGCAGTCGATGGGCGGCGTGGTCGCAGTGCACATCGCGCTGAGCCGCCCAGAGCTAGTGACGCATCTGATTCTGTCGGTCACCTCAGGCGGTCTGGACCTGTCTGGGTTCGGCGCCGCGGACTGGCGCACGGAGCTCGAAGCCGAACAACCGGATGTGCCGCGCTGGTTCCTCGACGATCGCACCGACCTCAGCGAACGCCTGCATCAACTGCAACTGCCGGTACTGCTGCTGTGGGGTGGTGCCGACCCGATCAGTCCGGTGGCGGTCGGTGAGCAACTTGCGCAACTGTTACCTGACGCGCGTCTGCACGTATTCCCGCAAGCAGGACACGACCTCGGACTGCGCCACGCAGCTGCAGTTGCGAAGTTGATCGATGAGCATCTTGGCGATTGTGCGCGTACTGCACATCCAGCACCACGACTGACAAATCCGTGA